The sequence TTCCCCGGCTGCGGGTGATTGTTGGGACCGTAGCAGCGTGATCGCCGAGTCGAGGTCGCCGGTGCCTGCGGTGTTGCGGGCGGTGAACAGGACGTGGTCTTGGGCGTCGAGGTTGGCGAGCGTGCCGAATCGGGTCAGATCGGCCGCGTCGAGTGCGCCCCGGACGGCGAGCTGGTGCAGACAGATTCGGGCCGCGAGTGCGCTGGCGGCGTTGTCGAGCGCGGTGCGCCACAACGAGGTCGTGTCCGCGCGGGGTTGATTGGGGCCCGCCGCGATGGCGCGGATGAGCGGCTCGGTTGGGGTGTCGCGCATGGCGTCGCTGAACCGGCCGGCGCGGGTGCGGTCGCCCAACGCGACGCTGGCTTGGGCACCCATGATGGCGACCGTGGGGTCGACAGCCTCGCGGTCGTTGGCCTGACCGCCGAAGGCTGTCGGTGTGGCGAGCGTGATCACCTCCAGGAACGCCTGGGCGAGCATGCGCTCCTGCACGATCAGGCGATGCGCGTTCTCGCTTGGCCCGGCCCACTCTCGCATCTCGTCCCGAACGGACGTGGCCAGCTCGACCGCCGCCTGCTGGTCGCGGTACGGCACCGCCGAACGTCCACGGACCATGCGCTCGATGAGCACGCGCGCCTGGCCGAGCCTGCCACCGACGATGCGCGGAAAACGTCGGCAGGCGCGCTCGTAGAGGATCAGCGCCGGGTCGAGGTCTCCCCGCGTCATGGCGCGCTCGGCGAGGAACAGCAGACAGGTGGGTTCCGCGTCGAGTTGGTCGTCGGGAACGTCGCGCAGCAGGGTCTCCAGCGCGTCGCCCCGGCCCAATTCGTCGGCGTCGAAGGCGCACACGGCGACATCGGCGAGCAGGCTCGCCCCGGCATGCTCCCGCGCGAGGTGGAGAAGGTCGTCTGCGCGGGCTCGGTCGCCGGCTGACATGGCCATCAGGGCTGCGATGCCGCGCAGCCGTACGCGGTCGCTCGACGCTCCGTCGGCCGCCAACGCGAACGCGGACAGCGCGAGGTCCTGGTGGCCGTGCTCGTTGGCATACGCACCGATCGTCGCGAGCCGCAGCACGGTCGCGTGGGGCCAGACCCGGCTTGCGTCGAGTAGCGCTTCGACAGTGGCCCGTGGCTGCTCGCGGCCCTCGCTCAAAAACTTCGCCAGACGTAATGCTCCGTCACGGTCGATGGTGCGAAGGGCGGACAGCATCTCCACCGCCGAAGGCGGCAGCAGCGGCAGCGCTACTTCAACCGGGTCGGCGGTGGCCGGGGCGACGGCGAGCGCGATCCCGCGCAACGTGTCCTGCGAACGAGCGTCGAGGACGTTCGCCGATGGCACCTCGATCCACCAGCCCTGATTCGTGTAGTAGACCGCGTCGTGCGTGATCTGCACCCAGTACCCGAGACCGGAGTCCGGGTCCACGAGGACCAGGATCACGGGCATGAGGTTGGCCAGCCAGTAGCTGAGGTGCCGAGTTTTGCCGGGGAACCGCCAGCCACCTTCGGACTTCTGTTTGAAGTACGTGGGTCCGCATTTGATCTGAACGGCGAGATATCGGCCTGACGGAGCCGTGGTCAACCCATCGACTTCGACCTGAGCATCGATCCCATGGTCAGCGACACCTTGCTCCCGAAACGCCCAGCCCATTGAGCTGAACGCACTATCGACGGCGGCGACGCCGATCCGCTCCATCTGGGCAGACGACCGGGTCACACGGGCCCTCCTCTCCACTCCACGATCCGTCGCAACGCCGGCTGGAACGCTAGCGGACCCGTAGGGAGTGGACGTGCGCGGTTCAGCCTCGGCTGCGCGCTTCGCTACCAGGACCGTCAGCCTAATCCACGGGTTGCTGCCCGGCTGACTAGGAGCGCACGCGTCCGTCGGCCACCAGTGCAGTGCAGGAGGTCGTAGCGCGTCCGCAGAGGACGAGACTATGTCGCAACCGGACGAGAGCAGTCGTCGGCGAACTGCCGCCTCACCGCAGCGCGCCGACCCTGACCGTGATGTTGCGGACGCCGCTCGGCGTGACGGTGGGCGCGTAGGGCAGTCGACCGATCAGCTCACGCGACGACGGGAGCCGCAGTTTTTCGGCCCGCTTCTCGGCGCCGTGCAGGGCGTGAGTGGCCCGGTCAGGGCGTCCATGCTTTTTCCCATGAAGGGGACGCTCGGCCTACCCCGTCAGGCCTCCAGTGGGTCTACCGCAGTGCTTTGAACGGATGCTAGCGTCGAAAGTAGCTCCTTGACGTCCGTCTTGATAGGCGTCGGCCCCTGAACGCCGTGCATCAATCTGTTCCGCATGTCTTGAAATGTGCGAACACGAGCTAGGGTTTCCTTGTCGATTACGCCTTCTTCCGCGAGGTTCGTAGCGAGCCGCTGCGCGTTTGGGTCGTAGTCGATCCCGGCGCCCATCGCGAGCTTTGCAAGCGACCATTCCAAGACAATGAACGCCGTCAGGAAGGCAGCCATCGGCTCCCTGTCAGATAGAGCGATTGCTGCTCGCAAGCGCTCGTTAATGTCCGTCTCGGGGAGCAGAGGGGGAGGAGGTTCGGGAATAACAACCAGCTCAAATTCCCAGCCAGGAATTTGCGCCACAGACGCACGTACCTGGTGCAGGTGACCCGCCTTACGCTGGAGGGCCCTTCTGCCAGCGACGACCTCGAACACAAGGCCTTGACCGTTGCCTCGCGCTACCGCATCTACCTCACGTCCCTTGAGAGGCTCAGGAAGGCTCGCCGGATCAGGGGATACTTCAAGCACCCAACCCTCGGGAAGGCGGTCTGCCCGCTTCTGAAGCGCAACCTCTACTGTGCGCCGATCCACAGCACTTCCTCCTCATCCCGCGGCACACCGATCTGGACATATACGAACGGCTGATTCCACGCCAGCGCCCGAACCAATTGGGGCGATGGGTTGCGGAACGCAAGGGTCTTCGTCAGGTCCCGACGAGAGCCCGAGACGTCTTGCACTTGGCGGTCATCCACGATGATGTCAGGCCACAGGCCATCCAAGATGGGCTTTAACATGTTGTCGACGTCAAGCGGTTGAACTTCATGAAAATACGTCACGCCGACGGCAACGGGACCGAGCAAGGGAAACTCGGGCCCCTTGAGTGCAGCGACCGCCTCTTGCCGAACGGTCTCCGTCCATGCGTGCCTCCTCGGCCTGTTGCGGGTAGCCAACGACACCGGAACGCCTGGCACGGCGAAGTCCCATCGCATCTCGGGGCTTTCTGTGGTGGCAGGACGACGGACACGTAGGAGGCTACATCGGCGGCCAGACAGCCGCCGCGGCCGCTCGGCGCGCGCTGTATCCGGTGCCCGCCACGTCCTCTCGCCTACGATGAGCGCCACCTAGGCTCGTCGCACCCCAAACCTATGGTCTTGCCGCTCGTGCGGAGGTCGTGAGGCTCGGCCGCTTGGGGAAGGGCTGTAGCGCGCTAAGA comes from Micromonospora viridifaciens and encodes:
- a CDS encoding RusA family crossover junction endodeoxyribonuclease gives rise to the protein MRWDFAVPGVPVSLATRNRPRRHAWTETVRQEAVAALKGPEFPLLGPVAVGVTYFHEVQPLDVDNMLKPILDGLWPDIIVDDRQVQDVSGSRRDLTKTLAFRNPSPQLVRALAWNQPFVYVQIGVPRDEEEVLWIGAQ
- a CDS encoding DUF4365 domain-containing protein codes for the protein MERIGVAAVDSAFSSMGWAFREQGVADHGIDAQVEVDGLTTAPSGRYLAVQIKCGPTYFKQKSEGGWRFPGKTRHLSYWLANLMPVILVLVDPDSGLGYWVQITHDAVYYTNQGWWIEVPSANVLDARSQDTLRGIALAVAPATADPVEVALPLLPPSAVEMLSALRTIDRDGALRLAKFLSEGREQPRATVEALLDASRVWPHATVLRLATIGAYANEHGHQDLALSAFALAADGASSDRVRLRGIAALMAMSAGDRARADDLLHLAREHAGASLLADVAVCAFDADELGRGDALETLLRDVPDDQLDAEPTCLLFLAERAMTRGDLDPALILYERACRRFPRIVGGRLGQARVLIERMVRGRSAVPYRDQQAAVELATSVRDEMREWAGPSENAHRLIVQERMLAQAFLEVITLATPTAFGGQANDREAVDPTVAIMGAQASVALGDRTRAGRFSDAMRDTPTEPLIRAIAAGPNQPRADTTSLWRTALDNAASALAARICLHQLAVRGALDAADLTRFGTLANLDAQDHVLFTARNTAGTGDLDSAITLLRSQQSPAAGEMLIELLREAGRYEEALAACDETWRTYGALKALQDKINILAFRGDTDGAEACAAQLLATGELADEQRRQLHHRLIERRMRDADWADAEACSRTALRDQPDDDQHAWGLIFAQLNQGRWEAAWASYRQLAPEIHDPGIVRAWVDLHLRFGLPPEARVIAKTLIDRFGHDPDAAAQLARLDVVSH